In one Alphaproteobacteria bacterium genomic region, the following are encoded:
- a CDS encoding FtsQ-type POTRA domain-containing protein has product MRFLMRAKKPTGKAAKAAPRERAKSRKADNDAESTGMRTPLTLGASFAGLLAVLGGLAYAWHIDAPSRIAAWTYDSFMAATAGAGLSVREVYAVGRTETARSDILSALQVDIGDPILDFDPEVARTRLEELGWVRAAEVRRTFPGTVVVRLEEREAIAIWQHDERFVLIDSNGIEIGEKDVHRHSHLKIVVGPDAPQHTAELLSLLKSEPELEDRVVAAVRVGARRWNLRLEGGIDVSLPEQGASVAWRKLADYQREHEILSRAVGEIDLRHPDRMTVQLTEPGLQEVMGRGKGEET; this is encoded by the coding sequence ATGCGATTCCTGATGCGCGCCAAGAAACCGACCGGGAAAGCCGCCAAGGCCGCACCGCGCGAACGCGCCAAGTCGCGTAAGGCAGACAACGACGCGGAGAGCACGGGCATGCGGACACCGCTGACGCTCGGCGCATCCTTCGCGGGTCTGCTCGCGGTATTGGGCGGCCTTGCCTACGCCTGGCATATCGATGCCCCCTCCCGCATTGCGGCCTGGACATATGACAGCTTCATGGCCGCTACCGCGGGGGCCGGCCTGTCGGTTCGTGAAGTCTATGCCGTCGGCCGCACGGAAACCGCGCGCAGCGACATTCTGAGCGCCCTGCAGGTCGATATCGGCGATCCGATCCTCGACTTCGATCCCGAAGTCGCGCGCACCCGCCTGGAGGAACTGGGGTGGGTCCGTGCAGCCGAAGTTCGCCGCACCTTCCCCGGCACCGTCGTCGTCCGTCTGGAAGAACGCGAGGCAATCGCGATCTGGCAGCATGACGAACGTTTCGTACTGATCGATTCGAACGGGATCGAGATCGGCGAGAAGGACGTGCACCGGCACAGCCATCTGAAGATTGTCGTCGGGCCCGACGCACCTCAGCATACGGCGGAACTGCTCAGTCTGCTGAAAAGTGAGCCGGAACTGGAAGACCGCGTCGTGGCAGCCGTTCGCGTTGGCGCGCGGCGCTGGAACCTGCGGCTTGAGGGCGGGATCGACGTCAGCCTGCCGGAACAGGGCGCATCGGTGGCCTGGCGCAAACTGGCGGATTATCAGCGCGAGCACGAAATCCTGTCGCGGGCGGTGGGTGAAATCGACCTTCGCCATCCCGACCGCATGACAGTGCAACTGACAGAACCCGGCCTGCAGGAAGTTATGGGCCGGGGAAAAGGCGAAGAAACCTAA
- a CDS encoding D-alanine--D-alanine ligase, with protein sequence MTKSVAVLMGGWSAEREVSLVSGKACADALENAGYSVSRIDLQRDVRALIDALEPRPDVVFNALHGRWGEDGAIQGLLDMMAIPYTHSGRMASTLAMDKPLSIQLFRQAGLPTANHVVTDIDALRSGPEPMQRPFVVKPAHEGSSVGVYIVLEGNNGPDYSAWSYGTAMVEEYVAGQELTVSVMGGKAMAVTELRPKQGFYDYEAKYTDGKTVHLCPAPISDTLARTCMDLAERAHVALGCRGVTRSDFRYDPESGRLIILEVNTQPGMTPLSLVPEQALQLGISFEELVSWMVENASCDS encoded by the coding sequence ATGACGAAATCGGTGGCGGTTCTTATGGGCGGCTGGTCCGCCGAACGCGAGGTTTCACTGGTCTCCGGCAAGGCCTGTGCCGACGCGCTGGAAAATGCCGGCTATTCGGTGAGCAGGATCGATCTGCAGCGGGACGTGCGCGCCCTGATCGACGCCCTGGAGCCACGACCGGACGTCGTCTTCAACGCGCTGCATGGCCGATGGGGCGAAGACGGTGCGATCCAGGGCCTGCTGGACATGATGGCCATTCCCTATACCCATTCCGGGCGGATGGCATCGACCCTGGCGATGGACAAGCCGTTGTCGATCCAGCTCTTCCGTCAGGCGGGCCTTCCGACGGCAAATCATGTCGTGACCGACATCGACGCCCTGCGTTCCGGGCCGGAGCCGATGCAGCGCCCCTTCGTCGTGAAACCCGCCCATGAAGGCTCCTCCGTCGGGGTCTATATCGTGCTGGAAGGCAATAACGGTCCGGACTATTCCGCCTGGTCCTACGGAACCGCGATGGTGGAGGAGTATGTGGCGGGACAGGAACTGACCGTCTCGGTCATGGGCGGCAAGGCAATGGCCGTCACGGAACTGCGCCCTAAGCAGGGATTCTACGACTACGAAGCCAAATACACCGACGGCAAGACGGTGCATCTCTGCCCGGCGCCGATCTCTGACACCCTAGCCCGGACCTGCATGGATCTGGCGGAGCGCGCCCATGTTGCGCTGGGCTGCCGCGGCGTGACCCGTTCCGACTTCCGCTATGACCCGGAATCGGGCCGACTGATCATTCTGGAGGTCAACACACAGCCGGGCATGACACCCTTGAGCCTCGTCCCGGAACAAGCGCTCCAGTTAGGCATTTCGTTCGAAGAACTGGTGAGTTGGATGGTGGAGAACGCGTCATGCGATTCCTGA
- a CDS encoding putative peptidoglycan glycosyltransferase FtsW: MAIARNDNSVLGRWWWTVDRWTLAALVTLAVLGLLMTLSASPSVAERIGADSMHFVRKQAILLAPAVLAMIGVSLMEPRAVRRLALLMLGGSILLLLGTLVLGAEIKGATRWISIAGFTIQPSEFVKPAFAVIAGWMFAARRLGEPIPGYTIACGLYVIVVGLLLLQPDVGQAAVVTAIFGVQFFLAGLPMVLVIIMVIGGIGLLVGAYFIFPHVQSRIDRFLDPAAGDTYQIDRARDAFMNGGLFGRGPGEGTVKAHLPDSHADFVFAVAGEEFGIIACLLIVSVFAFIVLRGFARVLQDNDLFVVIAATGLLVQFGLQALINMASTLSLIPTKGMTLPFLSYGGSSLLALGLGMGMLLALTRKRPGVLS; encoded by the coding sequence ATGGCTATCGCGCGGAATGACAATTCAGTTCTGGGCCGCTGGTGGTGGACCGTCGACCGCTGGACACTGGCGGCACTGGTCACACTTGCTGTGCTGGGATTGCTGATGACCCTGTCCGCCAGCCCGTCCGTGGCAGAGCGGATTGGCGCGGATTCCATGCATTTCGTCCGGAAGCAGGCGATTTTGCTGGCCCCGGCCGTGCTGGCGATGATCGGCGTGTCGCTGATGGAACCGCGCGCCGTGCGCCGGCTCGCCCTGTTGATGCTCGGTGGCTCGATCCTGCTGCTGCTGGGCACATTGGTCCTCGGCGCGGAAATCAAGGGTGCCACCCGTTGGATTTCCATTGCCGGCTTCACCATTCAGCCGTCCGAATTCGTAAAACCGGCCTTCGCGGTCATCGCGGGCTGGATGTTCGCAGCCCGCCGCCTGGGCGAACCGATTCCGGGATACACCATTGCCTGCGGCCTCTACGTGATTGTCGTCGGCCTGCTGCTGCTGCAGCCGGATGTCGGGCAAGCCGCGGTCGTCACCGCGATTTTCGGCGTGCAGTTCTTCCTGGCCGGGCTGCCCATGGTCCTGGTCATTATCATGGTCATCGGCGGGATCGGGCTGCTGGTCGGCGCGTATTTCATCTTTCCCCACGTGCAGAGCCGCATCGACCGGTTCCTCGACCCGGCAGCAGGCGACACCTATCAGATCGACCGGGCCCGGGACGCCTTCATGAATGGCGGCCTGTTCGGACGGGGCCCGGGCGAAGGGACCGTGAAAGCCCATCTGCCGGACAGCCATGCCGATTTCGTCTTCGCGGTCGCGGGCGAGGAATTTGGCATCATTGCCTGTCTGCTCATCGTCTCGGTCTTCGCCTTCATCGTGCTGCGCGGCTTCGCGCGTGTGCTTCAGGACAACGACCTGTTCGTCGTCATCGCCGCGACCGGCCTGCTGGTCCAATTCGGTCTGCAGGCCCTGATCAACATGGCATCGACCTTGAGCCTGATCCCGACCAAGGGCATGACCCTGCCCTTCCTGTCCTATGGGGGATCTTCGCTGCTGGCTCTCGGTCTGGGGATGGGCATGCTGCTCGCACTCACCAGAAAGCGACCGGGGGTGCTGTCATGA
- the murB gene encoding UDP-N-acetylmuramate dehydrogenase yields MKSDIETGLLARLPDVRGRISEGSPLSKVTWFRVGGPADAMFKPADLADLQAFLAATPKDIPVTPIGVGSNLLVRDGGVAGVVLRLGGGFADISADGTEVEAGAAALDANVARTAASHSLTGLEFYSGIPGTIGGALRMNAGAYGTETKDVLIWAEALDREGTLHRIDAADMGFDYRHCGIPMDWIFVRARFRAEPGDETAIRARMAEIQESRSASQPIRSRTGGSTFRNPPGGKAWKTIDTAGCRGLRVGGAQVSEQHCNFLINTGDATGADLESLGEEVRRRVRESQGVELTWEIKRIGRTAE; encoded by the coding sequence ATGAAGTCGGATATCGAAACCGGCTTGCTGGCGAGACTGCCCGACGTGCGTGGACGCATTTCCGAAGGCAGCCCGCTGTCGAAGGTCACCTGGTTCCGCGTCGGCGGGCCGGCGGATGCGATGTTCAAGCCGGCCGACCTGGCCGACCTGCAGGCCTTCCTGGCTGCGACCCCGAAGGACATTCCCGTAACCCCGATCGGCGTCGGGTCCAACCTGTTGGTGAGAGACGGCGGCGTCGCCGGTGTCGTACTGCGACTGGGGGGTGGATTTGCCGACATCTCGGCGGACGGCACCGAAGTTGAAGCCGGCGCTGCGGCCCTGGACGCCAATGTCGCCAGAACTGCCGCCAGCCATTCCCTGACCGGACTGGAGTTCTATTCAGGCATCCCTGGCACGATCGGCGGCGCATTGCGTATGAATGCCGGCGCCTACGGCACGGAAACAAAAGATGTCCTGATCTGGGCGGAGGCGTTGGATCGTGAAGGCACGCTGCACCGCATCGACGCGGCCGATATGGGATTCGACTATCGCCATTGCGGCATCCCCATGGATTGGATTTTCGTACGTGCCCGCTTCCGTGCGGAACCCGGGGACGAAACGGCAATTCGCGCCCGCATGGCGGAAATCCAGGAAAGCCGAAGCGCCAGTCAGCCGATCCGCAGCCGGACCGGCGGATCCACCTTTCGAAACCCGCCGGGCGGCAAGGCCTGGAAGACAATCGACACAGCCGGCTGCCGCGGCCTTCGGGTGGGCGGCGCACAGGTGTCGGAGCAGCACTGTAATTTCCTGATCAATACCGGCGACGCAACCGGCGCGGACCTCGAGTCCCTCGGCGAGGAAGTCCGCCGACGGGTGCGCGAAAGCCAGGGCGTCGAACTTACCTGGGAAATCAAGAGGATCGGGAGGACCGCGGAATGA
- the mraY gene encoding phospho-N-acetylmuramoyl-pentapeptide-transferase, with the protein MLFTLLSPLAEDFQGFNLFRYLTFRTGGAIMTALLISFLIGPSVIRWLRSKQAGSSNIRDDVPEGHLAKAGTPTMGGFLILVALVMSTLLWADISNPYVWIVLLVTVGFGGIGFADDFLKLTKRNSKGLPGKLKLLGQILIGTAATIWFVSVTDGPLAQGLAVPFLKDTLVNLAWFFIPFAVFVMVGASNAVNLTDGLDGLAIVPVMIAAGCFGFIAYLVGNTVYSGYLGIHYVDGSGELAVFCGAVLGAGLGFLWYNAPPAMVFMGDTGSLSLGGALGAISVVTKHEIVLAIIGGLFVLETVSVIVQVASFKLTGKRVFAMAPLHHHFEKKGWKEPTIVIRFWIIAAILALVGLATLKLR; encoded by the coding sequence ATGCTCTTCACCCTCCTCTCTCCCCTCGCGGAAGACTTTCAGGGCTTCAACCTGTTCCGGTATCTGACCTTCCGGACCGGCGGGGCCATCATGACCGCATTGCTGATCAGTTTCCTGATCGGCCCGTCCGTCATCCGCTGGCTGCGGTCGAAACAGGCCGGGTCGTCCAACATTCGCGACGATGTGCCCGAAGGGCATCTGGCCAAGGCCGGCACGCCGACCATGGGCGGGTTCCTGATCCTGGTCGCGTTGGTGATGTCGACCCTGCTCTGGGCGGACATTTCGAACCCCTATGTCTGGATTGTCCTGCTGGTCACGGTGGGTTTCGGCGGTATCGGCTTCGCGGATGATTTCCTGAAGCTGACGAAGCGCAATTCCAAGGGACTTCCGGGCAAGCTGAAACTGCTTGGGCAGATCCTGATCGGGACCGCGGCCACCATCTGGTTCGTGTCGGTCACCGACGGCCCGTTGGCTCAGGGCCTCGCCGTTCCCTTCCTGAAAGACACCCTGGTCAATCTGGCCTGGTTCTTCATTCCATTCGCCGTTTTCGTCATGGTCGGCGCGTCCAATGCCGTCAACCTGACGGACGGTCTGGATGGCCTGGCCATCGTGCCGGTCATGATCGCGGCAGGCTGTTTCGGCTTCATTGCCTATCTGGTCGGCAACACCGTCTATTCCGGCTATCTCGGCATCCATTATGTGGATGGCAGCGGCGAACTGGCGGTGTTCTGCGGTGCGGTACTGGGCGCGGGTCTGGGATTCCTTTGGTACAATGCCCCTCCCGCCATGGTCTTCATGGGCGACACGGGCTCTCTGTCACTCGGCGGCGCCCTGGGGGCGATTTCCGTCGTCACCAAACATGAGATCGTCCTGGCCATCATCGGCGGCCTGTTCGTTCTGGAAACCGTATCGGTGATCGTCCAGGTCGCCAGTTTCAAGCTGACCGGCAAGCGCGTCTTCGCGATGGCGCCGCTGCACCACCACTTCGAGAAGAAGGGGTGGAAGGAGCCGACAATCGTCATCCGTTTCTGGATCATCGCCGCCATCCTGGCCCTTGTCGGGCTGGCCACACTGAAGCTGAGGTGA
- the murG gene encoding undecaprenyldiphospho-muramoylpentapeptide beta-N-acetylglucosaminyltransferase, with the protein MSKGNLVVLATGGTGGHVFPAQALAEELKRRGNRLALITDRRGDAYSGPLGELDAHTISAAGVSGKGLRARIAAVFKLMVGYFQARKLLRTMRPAVVVGFGGYPSVPTMMAASHLKIRTAIHEQNAVLGRANRLMAGRVDRIALSFNETDGLSPKDRERSVLTGNPVRPEIAALAGRPFKTPDSDSPLHVLIVGGSQGAQILGEAVPAAMARLPEGLKSRLRVEQQARPEQLDAVRSAYRQAGIDADIRPFFDDMPVRLARAHLMIGRAGASTLAELTTVGLPAILIPYAYAIDNHQAANAARLSDAGGAWAIPQMDVTADDLARRIEQLLGNPPVLSAAAQAAARTGIPDATRRLADAVEGLTNGNGGNSMKEAA; encoded by the coding sequence ATGAGCAAAGGCAATCTCGTCGTCCTGGCAACCGGCGGAACAGGCGGCCACGTCTTCCCGGCCCAGGCCCTGGCTGAAGAACTGAAGCGCCGCGGCAACCGCCTCGCCCTGATCACGGACAGACGCGGCGACGCATATTCCGGCCCCCTGGGGGAACTGGACGCCCACACGATCAGCGCCGCCGGGGTTTCCGGAAAGGGCCTGCGCGCCCGCATCGCCGCTGTCTTCAAGCTGATGGTGGGCTATTTCCAGGCACGCAAGCTGCTGCGAACGATGCGCCCCGCCGTGGTCGTAGGCTTCGGCGGCTATCCCAGCGTGCCGACCATGATGGCCGCCAGCCACCTCAAGATTCGCACGGCCATCCATGAACAGAACGCCGTTCTGGGGCGCGCGAACCGGCTGATGGCCGGCCGGGTCGACCGGATCGCCCTCAGTTTCAATGAAACGGACGGCTTGTCGCCGAAGGATCGCGAACGCAGCGTCCTGACAGGCAATCCGGTTCGCCCGGAAATCGCCGCCCTCGCCGGACGGCCCTTCAAGACACCGGACAGCGACAGTCCCCTGCATGTGCTGATCGTCGGCGGCAGTCAGGGTGCTCAGATCCTGGGAGAAGCGGTACCCGCGGCCATGGCCAGACTGCCCGAAGGGTTGAAATCCCGGCTGAGGGTTGAACAGCAGGCACGGCCCGAACAGCTGGACGCCGTCAGGAGCGCCTATCGTCAGGCCGGCATCGACGCCGACATTCGCCCCTTCTTCGACGACATGCCGGTGCGACTGGCCCGCGCACATCTGATGATCGGCCGGGCCGGCGCCTCCACCCTGGCGGAACTGACCACCGTAGGGCTGCCGGCCATCCTGATCCCTTACGCTTATGCGATCGACAACCACCAGGCGGCCAATGCGGCGCGGCTCAGTGACGCCGGCGGCGCCTGGGCGATCCCGCAGATGGATGTCACCGCCGACGACCTCGCCCGCCGCATCGAACAGCTTCTCGGCAACCCGCCGGTGCTGAGCGCAGCCGCACAGGCCGCCGCACGCACAGGCATTCCCGATGCCACCCGACGTCTGGCCGACGCGGTCGAAGGCCTGACGAACGGCAACGGCGGAAACTCGATGAAGGAGGCTGCGTGA
- the murD gene encoding UDP-N-acetylmuramoyl-L-alanine--D-glutamate ligase translates to MTTGTDISDPILYAGRRVFVVGLGRSGMAAAHALRAGGATVLCWDDGDAARSAAASERFDIVNPTTEGALSDAACMVLAPGIPLTHPRPHPAVIAARHAGVEIVGDIELLFRARPEATYVGITGTNGKSTTTALIGHILKSGGMDVAIGGNLGIPALSLPKADIYVLEMSSYQLDLTPSPAFDISVLLNITPDHLDRHGGMGGYIDSKRRILRPRTSDSLAVIGTDTPVTETIAVEQRSRNADGVVTICHATQPVADYVADGRFPAIAGDHGVQNAAAAFAVARRLGLSDDVILRGLETFPGLAHRQERVATLDGITFINDSKATNAEAAARALSTFDGIYWIAGGRDKNDGYAPLDPYLGHVRRAFLIGEAAEAIDLWIDGRIPTLRSGDLTNAVHAAREAARDDDAPGPILLSPACASFDQFPNFEIRGETFKNIVLALPATDRIVHGAKEAA, encoded by the coding sequence ATGACGACAGGGACCGACATTTCCGATCCAATCCTCTACGCCGGGCGACGCGTGTTCGTTGTCGGTCTCGGCCGTTCCGGCATGGCCGCGGCCCACGCCCTGCGCGCCGGCGGTGCGACCGTTCTGTGCTGGGACGATGGCGACGCGGCACGCAGCGCGGCCGCTTCCGAACGCTTCGACATCGTCAACCCGACGACCGAGGGCGCCCTGAGCGACGCCGCCTGCATGGTTCTGGCGCCCGGCATTCCGCTGACCCATCCCCGGCCGCACCCCGCTGTTATCGCCGCCCGCCATGCGGGCGTCGAGATCGTCGGCGACATCGAGCTTCTGTTTCGTGCGCGACCGGAGGCCACCTATGTCGGGATCACCGGTACGAATGGAAAATCCACCACGACGGCCTTGATCGGCCATATCCTGAAATCAGGCGGGATGGATGTCGCAATCGGTGGGAATCTGGGAATTCCGGCATTGAGCCTGCCAAAGGCGGATATCTATGTCTTGGAGATGTCGTCCTATCAACTGGATCTGACGCCCAGCCCTGCCTTTGACATCTCGGTGTTGTTGAACATCACACCGGACCATCTGGACCGTCACGGCGGCATGGGCGGTTACATCGATTCCAAACGGCGCATCCTGCGGCCGCGCACATCGGACAGTCTCGCCGTCATCGGCACCGACACCCCCGTCACCGAGACTATTGCGGTGGAGCAGCGCAGCCGCAACGCCGACGGTGTCGTTACGATCTGTCATGCGACCCAACCGGTCGCGGATTACGTGGCCGACGGACGTTTCCCCGCCATCGCCGGCGATCACGGCGTTCAGAATGCCGCAGCGGCCTTTGCCGTCGCCCGTCGCCTGGGCCTGTCCGACGACGTCATTCTGCGGGGTCTGGAAACTTTCCCCGGTCTTGCCCACCGGCAGGAACGCGTGGCGACCCTTGACGGGATCACCTTCATCAACGATTCCAAGGCGACCAATGCGGAAGCCGCGGCCAGGGCCCTGTCGACCTTCGACGGCATCTACTGGATTGCGGGTGGCCGCGACAAGAATGACGGCTATGCCCCGCTGGATCCTTATCTGGGGCATGTCCGCCGGGCCTTTCTGATCGGCGAGGCCGCGGAAGCCATCGATCTGTGGATCGACGGCCGCATTCCCACCCTACGATCCGGCGACCTGACGAATGCCGTTCACGCCGCCCGCGAGGCGGCAAGGGATGACGACGCGCCCGGCCCGATCCTGCTGTCGCCGGCCTGCGCATCCTTCGACCAGTTCCCGAATTTCGAAATCCGGGGTGAAACGTTCAAGAACATCGTCCTCGCCCTTCCGGCAACCGACCGGATCGTGCACGGCGCGAAGGAGGCGGCGTGA
- a CDS encoding UDP-N-acetylmuramoylalanyl-D-glutamyl-2,6-diaminopimelate--D-alanyl-D-alanine ligase: protein MNNRPILWTSDSVSAATGSRSAVKWQATGVTIDSRAVAPGDLFVALKGPNHDGHNYVPQALGEGAAAALVSADWAEDKSQNLPLIPVTDTMQALVDMARAKRASTGAKVVGITGSVGKTGTKESLSAALAKLGETHKTMGNLNNHIGLPLTLARLPDTARFAVLEMGMNHTGEIDVLSRLGRPHVAIITTVEAVHLEFFNSIEGIADAKAEIFDGMEPNGTAVLFRDSPLYDRLAAKAEAADVHRILSFGSHEGADIRLIDSSLHAACSAATVRIGNDTFDYCIGAPGLHWVMNSLAVLAAVKALGEDPVAAAATFTDVRAPRGRGAYRSIALPDGGSFGLIDESYNASPASVRAAIAVLGRTHPKEDGRRIAVLGDMLELGESAPDLHANLVRDLIAAEIDTVYCCGPLMSALWEQLPQTMRGQYAESSDGLVAPVCDDIRNGDIVTIKGSLGTKMAPIVKALDGLAAETASRAAGA, encoded by the coding sequence ATGAACAACCGTCCGATCCTCTGGACCTCCGACAGTGTCAGCGCCGCGACCGGGTCCCGCAGCGCGGTGAAGTGGCAGGCAACCGGCGTGACGATCGACAGCCGGGCTGTTGCACCGGGCGATCTGTTTGTCGCGCTGAAAGGGCCGAACCATGATGGCCACAACTATGTGCCTCAGGCCTTGGGCGAAGGCGCTGCGGCGGCACTGGTCAGCGCTGACTGGGCCGAGGACAAGTCCCAGAATCTCCCGCTGATTCCCGTCACCGACACAATGCAGGCCCTGGTCGACATGGCCCGGGCGAAGCGCGCCAGCACCGGCGCGAAAGTCGTCGGGATAACCGGCAGTGTCGGCAAGACCGGTACCAAGGAGAGCCTGTCCGCAGCCCTCGCGAAACTGGGCGAGACGCACAAGACGATGGGCAACCTGAACAACCATATCGGCCTGCCGCTGACATTGGCGCGTCTGCCCGATACGGCACGGTTCGCCGTACTCGAAATGGGCATGAATCATACGGGTGAGATCGACGTCCTGTCCCGATTAGGGCGACCGCACGTAGCGATCATCACCACGGTCGAAGCCGTCCATCTGGAGTTCTTCAACAGCATCGAGGGCATCGCCGACGCCAAGGCGGAAATCTTCGATGGGATGGAACCGAACGGAACCGCCGTGCTGTTCCGGGACAGCCCGCTCTATGACCGGCTGGCCGCCAAGGCGGAAGCTGCCGACGTGCACCGGATTTTGAGTTTCGGAAGCCATGAGGGCGCGGACATCCGACTGATCGACAGTTCCCTGCACGCGGCCTGCAGCGCCGCCACGGTACGTATCGGCAACGACACCTTCGATTACTGCATCGGCGCCCCAGGCCTGCATTGGGTCATGAACAGTCTTGCCGTACTGGCGGCCGTCAAGGCGCTGGGCGAAGACCCGGTCGCGGCCGCCGCCACCTTCACCGATGTTCGCGCGCCCCGCGGACGGGGCGCCTACCGCAGCATCGCGCTGCCCGATGGGGGCAGTTTCGGCCTGATCGATGAAAGCTACAACGCCAGCCCGGCCTCAGTTCGCGCCGCCATAGCCGTGCTGGGCCGAACCCATCCGAAGGAGGATGGCCGCCGCATCGCCGTCCTTGGTGACATGCTGGAACTGGGCGAATCCGCGCCTGACCTGCATGCCAACCTCGTCAGGGACCTGATCGCCGCTGAAATCGACACGGTTTACTGCTGCGGCCCACTGATGAGCGCGCTCTGGGAACAATTGCCGCAAACCATGCGCGGTCAGTATGCCGAGAGCTCCGATGGGCTGGTCGCTCCTGTATGCGATGACATCCGCAATGGCGACATTGTCACGATCAAGGGATCGTTGGGCACGAAAATGGCCCCGATCGTAAAAGCACTCGACGGGCTGGCAGCCGAAACCGCCAGCCGCGCCGCCGGCGCCTGA
- the murC gene encoding UDP-N-acetylmuramate--L-alanine ligase has protein sequence MMRMPLTLGRLHFVGIGGIGMSGIAEVMHNLGYTVSGSDMADNANVKRLRGLGIDVRIGHEAAHVDGAAVVVVSTAVKRDNPEVSAARAALIPVVRRAEMLAELMRLKWSVAVGGTHGKTTTTSLVAQMLDTAKKDPTVINGGIINAYGTNARLGQGEWLVAEADESDGTFVKLPATIAVVTNIDPEHMDHYGSFDALRDAFRTFVQNIPFYGFAAVCLDHPEVQALIGRIEDRRIVTYGFSPQADVRAVSYTPGPDGYVMAVEIALRGEEKRRIDDIHLPMHGDHNVQNSLAAIAVAVEMDIPDEVIRAALAAFSGVKRRFTKTGTWNDVTIIDDYGHHPVEIAAVLRAARQATRNRVVAVVQPHRYTRLHDLFEDFCTCFNDADMVLVAPVYTAGEQPIEGADRDHLADGLRARGHRSVRVIEGESDLADTVREVAQPGDMVICLGAGSITAWANALPERLAAGGAA, from the coding sequence GTGATGCGCATGCCCTTGACCCTCGGTCGCCTGCATTTCGTCGGCATCGGCGGGATCGGCATGTCCGGAATCGCCGAAGTCATGCACAATCTCGGCTACACAGTTTCCGGTTCCGACATGGCGGACAACGCCAATGTGAAGCGACTGCGCGGCCTCGGTATCGACGTCCGGATCGGCCATGAAGCGGCCCATGTCGATGGCGCGGCCGTCGTCGTGGTTTCTACCGCGGTGAAACGCGATAATCCGGAGGTTTCTGCAGCGCGTGCGGCCCTGATCCCGGTCGTGCGTCGGGCCGAAATGCTGGCCGAACTGATGCGCCTGAAATGGTCCGTCGCCGTCGGCGGCACGCATGGCAAGACGACCACCACGTCGTTGGTCGCCCAGATGCTGGATACCGCGAAGAAGGATCCGACCGTGATCAACGGCGGAATCATCAACGCCTATGGAACCAATGCCCGATTGGGTCAGGGCGAATGGTTGGTCGCAGAGGCGGACGAGAGCGACGGAACCTTCGTGAAACTGCCTGCGACGATCGCGGTCGTAACCAATATTGACCCGGAGCATATGGATCACTACGGCAGTTTCGACGCCCTGCGCGACGCCTTCCGGACCTTCGTTCAGAATATTCCCTTCTACGGGTTCGCAGCCGTGTGCCTCGACCACCCTGAGGTCCAGGCACTGATCGGGCGCATCGAGGACCGACGCATCGTCACCTACGGTTTCAGCCCGCAGGCCGACGTCCGCGCCGTGTCCTATACGCCCGGCCCCGACGGTTATGTCATGGCGGTTGAAATCGCCTTGCGCGGTGAGGAGAAGCGCCGCATCGATGACATTCACCTTCCGATGCATGGCGACCACAATGTCCAGAACTCCCTGGCTGCAATTGCCGTTGCAGTTGAAATGGACATCCCGGACGAGGTCATTCGGGCAGCACTGGCCGCCTTCTCCGGCGTGAAGCGGCGGTTCACGAAGACCGGCACCTGGAATGACGTGACCATCATCGACGATTACGGCCATCACCCGGTCGAGATCGCAGCAGTCCTTCGCGCCGCGCGGCAAGCCACCCGAAACCGGGTCGTCGCCGTGGTTCAGCCGCATCGCTACACCCGACTGCACGATCTGTTCGAGGATTTCTGCACCTGCTTCAATGATGCGGACATGGTTCTGGTCGCGCCGGTCTACACGGCCGGGGAACAGCCGATCGAAGGTGCCGATCGCGACCATCTGGCCGATGGGCTGCGCGCGCGTGGCCACCGTTCCGTCCGCGTGATCGAGGGTGAGAGCGATCTTGCCGACACCGTTCGCGAGGTAGCCCAGCCCGGTGACATGGTCATTTGTCTGGGTGCGGGTTCGATCACCGCCTGGGCGAACGCGCTTCCGGAACGCCTGGCGGCGGGAGGCGCGGCATGA